From one Streptomyces sp. 846.5 genomic stretch:
- a CDS encoding nucleobase:cation symporter-2 family protein, whose product MWNHLPGGISVDTSRPEAAPVPAVHPVDEVLPAPKLVAYGLQHIAAMYAGVVAPPLIVGAAVGLSATEMTVLIGAALLTSGLATLLQTLGVWKVGSRMPFVNGISFAGVAPMLAIAKTTGHGHALPVIYGSILVGGAAVFVVAPFFGKLGRFFPPVVSGTVICLIGLSLFPVAFGWVTGNDSTAKDYASVSRVLLGGITLVVVLALNRFLTGLLRSIAVLLGLVIGTLVAIPFGLFDASALSSTPVFAVPSPFHFGAPQFQAGAILSMLIVMVVSMTESTADMLALGEVVDMPVTEDTIAAGLRADGAATFVAAVLNGFAVSAFAQNIGLIALTKVRSRFVVAVGGAILILLGLFPIAGAIVSIVPQPVLGGAGFALFGTVAASGIKTLARAGLADSNNLLIVAVALGFGLLPIASPNFWTHFPQVVQTVMGSGISAGCLAAIALNLFFNHLGRRDVEVVPEERGAGVEPTLVH is encoded by the coding sequence ATGTGGAATCACCTACCTGGAGGCATCAGCGTGGATACCTCGCGCCCGGAAGCAGCGCCCGTACCAGCGGTCCACCCCGTGGACGAAGTCCTACCCGCTCCCAAGCTGGTCGCCTACGGGCTCCAGCACATCGCCGCCATGTATGCCGGGGTCGTCGCGCCGCCGCTGATCGTGGGCGCGGCGGTGGGGCTCTCGGCCACCGAGATGACGGTGCTCATCGGCGCCGCGCTGCTGACCTCGGGGCTGGCCACCCTGCTGCAGACCCTCGGGGTCTGGAAGGTCGGCTCGCGGATGCCGTTCGTCAACGGCATCAGCTTCGCCGGGGTCGCCCCGATGCTGGCGATCGCCAAGACGACGGGCCACGGGCACGCGCTGCCGGTGATCTACGGATCGATCCTCGTCGGCGGGGCGGCGGTCTTCGTGGTCGCGCCGTTCTTCGGCAAGCTGGGGCGGTTCTTCCCGCCGGTGGTGAGCGGGACCGTGATCTGTTTGATCGGTCTTTCGCTCTTTCCGGTCGCCTTCGGCTGGGTGACCGGCAATGACTCGACGGCGAAGGACTACGCGTCGGTGTCCCGGGTGCTGCTGGGCGGCATCACACTGGTGGTGGTACTGGCGCTGAACCGGTTCCTGACCGGGCTCCTGCGCAGCATCGCGGTACTGCTGGGGCTGGTCATCGGCACGCTGGTGGCGATCCCGTTCGGGCTCTTCGACGCCTCCGCGCTGAGCAGCACGCCGGTGTTCGCGGTACCGTCGCCGTTCCACTTCGGGGCGCCGCAGTTCCAGGCCGGCGCGATCCTCTCGATGCTGATCGTGATGGTCGTGTCGATGACCGAGAGCACGGCGGACATGCTGGCGCTCGGAGAGGTCGTCGATATGCCGGTCACCGAGGACACCATCGCGGCCGGGCTCCGGGCGGACGGGGCGGCGACGTTCGTCGCTGCGGTCCTCAACGGGTTCGCGGTGTCGGCGTTCGCCCAGAACATCGGGCTGATCGCGCTCACCAAGGTGCGGAGCCGGTTCGTGGTCGCGGTGGGCGGAGCCATTCTGATCCTGCTGGGTCTCTTCCCGATCGCCGGGGCGATCGTGTCGATCGTGCCGCAGCCGGTGCTGGGCGGCGCCGGGTTCGCGCTGTTCGGGACGGTGGCGGCGAGCGGGATCAAGACGCTGGCCCGGGCAGGGCTCGCGGACAGCAACAATCTGCTGATCGTGGCGGTGGCGCTGGGGTTCGGGCTGCTGCCGATCGCGTCGCCGAACTTCTGGACGCACTTTCCGCAGGTGGTGCAGACGGTGATGGGGTCGGGGATCAGTGCGGGGTGCCTCGCCGCTATCGCTCTGAATCTGTTCTTCAACCATCTGGGGCGGCGGGACGTTGAGGTTGTGCCGGAGGAGCGGGGGGCGGGGGTGGAGCCGACGCTGGTGCACTGA
- a CDS encoding MMPL family transporter, whose protein sequence is MHAPFSRVGGPFAAVGRFSHRRRRWVLLVWALLIAVGLVFGTKVFDTAAPTAAAAGSESATGSALLTTASASDLSITALVDGRSVSDSAVKAAVTAAATDLSHIAGVSGVSDAYGSGGSALTSGDGTASLVEVQLSTGSKTTIAEVSQRLEAIGTASGTTVDLGGTQILNAQVQQQTQKDTELGELVTLPLTLLVMVLIFGGFLAAGLPLIGAVGSIAGAFLALLGFSRIMPMDTSVLPIATVLGLGLSIDYALLMVNRFREERGHGADVAAAVERSCATAGRTIAFSAVTVAAALSGLFVFVSPIFRAVAAAGVSVVVITVLSGLTLVPALLGFVGGRIRPLPGGGAAGGGSDEGVFARTVRRVQRRPLPVAIGVSALLLALAAPFATAHAQSAGADVLPKSFSSRVVADAVSSRFPAQQQAAVTVAVRGSTAQADTYAAQVRTLPGVSAATVQSVGDGLVEVAVSVDGGTEGTTAQQVVGELRADRGGLTTWVTGDAATVVDFKHEVSARGPWALALVVSATFALLFMMTGSLLVPLKALLTNLLSLGASLGVMTLVFQDGWFSGLLGFTPTGGLEAWIPVLVFAFAFGLSMDYEVFLLARIKELHEEGHHCSKAVELGVQRSGRIITSAALLMVVVFAGFSTGSMLDIKEIGLALAVAVLVDATLVRMLLVPATMTLLGRANWWAPGWLRRLHTRIGLREGQTLPPLRAGWRPRPLGKVLAPPQRPPQRPPQPAAQPVQKQVLKPVLSQSR, encoded by the coding sequence ATGCACGCACCTTTCTCCCGCGTCGGCGGACCGTTCGCGGCAGTGGGACGCTTCAGCCATCGGCGCCGGCGCTGGGTCCTCCTCGTCTGGGCGCTGCTCATCGCGGTCGGACTGGTCTTCGGCACCAAGGTCTTCGACACCGCCGCGCCGACCGCGGCCGCCGCCGGATCCGAGTCGGCGACCGGGAGCGCCCTGCTGACCACGGCCAGTGCGTCGGACCTCAGCATCACCGCGCTGGTGGACGGCAGGTCCGTGTCCGACTCGGCGGTCAAGGCGGCGGTCACCGCCGCGGCCACCGACCTCTCGCACATCGCCGGGGTCAGCGGGGTCTCCGACGCCTACGGCAGCGGCGGCTCCGCGCTGACGTCCGGCGACGGCACCGCGAGCCTGGTCGAGGTCCAGCTCAGCACTGGCAGCAAGACCACGATCGCGGAGGTCTCCCAGCGGCTGGAGGCCATCGGCACCGCCTCCGGGACGACAGTCGACCTCGGCGGCACCCAGATCCTCAACGCGCAGGTGCAGCAGCAGACCCAGAAGGACACCGAACTGGGCGAGCTGGTGACGCTGCCGCTCACGCTGCTGGTGATGGTGCTGATCTTCGGCGGCTTCCTGGCCGCCGGGCTACCGCTGATCGGCGCGGTCGGCTCGATCGCCGGGGCGTTCCTGGCCCTGCTGGGATTCAGCCGGATTATGCCGATGGACACCAGCGTGCTGCCCATCGCCACCGTCCTGGGCCTCGGACTCTCCATCGACTACGCGCTGCTCATGGTCAACCGCTTCCGGGAGGAGCGCGGCCACGGCGCCGATGTGGCCGCCGCGGTGGAGCGCAGCTGCGCGACCGCGGGGCGCACCATCGCCTTCTCGGCGGTGACCGTGGCCGCCGCGCTGTCCGGGCTGTTCGTCTTCGTCAGCCCGATCTTCCGGGCCGTGGCGGCGGCCGGGGTCAGCGTCGTGGTGATCACCGTGCTGTCCGGGCTGACCCTGGTTCCGGCACTGCTGGGATTCGTCGGCGGCCGGATCAGACCGCTGCCGGGCGGCGGTGCGGCGGGCGGCGGCTCCGACGAGGGGGTGTTCGCCCGTACGGTGCGCCGGGTGCAGCGCCGTCCGCTGCCGGTGGCGATCGGGGTCAGTGCGCTGCTGCTCGCGCTGGCGGCGCCGTTCGCGACCGCGCACGCGCAGAGCGCGGGGGCGGACGTGCTGCCCAAGTCCTTCAGCAGCCGGGTGGTCGCTGACGCGGTGTCGAGCCGGTTCCCGGCGCAGCAGCAGGCGGCGGTCACCGTCGCGGTGCGCGGCAGCACGGCGCAGGCCGATACCTACGCGGCCCAGGTGCGCACGCTGCCCGGGGTGAGCGCGGCGACCGTGCAGTCCGTGGGCGACGGCCTGGTCGAGGTCGCGGTGAGCGTCGACGGCGGTACCGAGGGCACCACGGCGCAGCAGGTCGTCGGCGAGCTGCGGGCCGACCGGGGCGGGCTGACCACCTGGGTGACCGGTGACGCCGCGACCGTGGTCGACTTCAAGCACGAGGTGTCGGCCCGCGGGCCGTGGGCGCTGGCGCTGGTGGTCAGCGCGACCTTCGCGCTGCTGTTCATGATGACCGGGTCGCTGCTGGTGCCGTTGAAGGCGCTGCTGACCAATCTGCTGTCGCTGGGGGCCTCGCTCGGGGTGATGACCCTGGTCTTCCAGGACGGCTGGTTCAGCGGGCTGCTGGGGTTCACCCCGACCGGCGGCCTGGAGGCGTGGATCCCGGTCCTGGTGTTCGCCTTCGCCTTCGGCCTGTCCATGGACTACGAGGTGTTCCTGCTCGCGCGGATCAAGGAACTGCACGAGGAGGGCCACCACTGCAGCAAGGCGGTGGAGCTCGGGGTGCAGCGCAGCGGTCGGATCATCACCTCGGCAGCGCTGTTGATGGTGGTCGTGTTCGCCGGGTTCTCCACCGGAAGCATGCTGGACATCAAGGAGATCGGGCTGGCGCTGGCGGTCGCGGTGCTGGTGGACGCCACGCTGGTGCGGATGCTGCTGGTGCCCGCCACGATGACGCTGCTGGGTCGGGCCAACTGGTGGGCGCCGGGCTGGTTGCGGCGGCTGCACACGCGGATCGGCCTGCGCGAGGGGCAGACGCTGCCGCCGCTGCGGGCGGGGTGGCGGCCGCGGCCGCTGGGCAAGGTGCTGGCGCCGCCGCAGCGGCCGCCCCAGCGGCCGCCTCAGCCGGCGGCCCAGCCGGTGCAGAAGCAGGTGCTGAAGCCGGTGTTGAGCCAGTCCCGCTAG
- a CDS encoding FAD-dependent oxidoreductase, whose protein sequence is MTQQLETGGFSRRGFLRAVGVSGGAGTMFAAMGALGLAPTATAATPAFSAPSASDFHLTGRKAAKVVILGGGVAGLVSAYELGKAGYDCTILEPRSRTGGRNFTARAGAEQTDLFGNSQTARFAEGQYMNCGPARLAQWMVTLDYCRELGVPIEVFTNVNADAYIYNESSGMTPGHPMRYRTAKADTYGYVSELLAKATDKGALDKELTAADQERLLAFLEGWGAIGAKADGFGYTGGSNRGFSTYPGAAGTPGTELAPVPDVSAVFASGVGRYFSFEFEFDQAMLMFQPVGGMDQIPQALTRAVGAHKVKLGCQATGLTETAGGVEVAYTDAAGRARAITADYCIAAMPPHLLAKLPHNLGSAVQAGLASITPASASKIGLEYCSRWWETDHRIYGGITETDLDLTHVWHPSYGFHGERGVLIGYYNYDDTADMYGKLTPAQREARAVSLGERIYGSKYRTELASSFSQSWRYIPHLEGAWHNLPDNSPDAAVLKPLVEPGGRVLFAGDWLSYMDAWQHGAILSARKAVTALHSRALSVNVG, encoded by the coding sequence ATGACGCAGCAGCTGGAGACAGGCGGGTTCAGCCGTAGGGGGTTCCTGCGGGCGGTCGGCGTCAGCGGTGGCGCCGGGACGATGTTCGCGGCCATGGGGGCGCTGGGCCTGGCGCCCACCGCGACGGCGGCGACGCCGGCGTTCTCGGCGCCCAGCGCCTCGGACTTCCACCTCACCGGCCGCAAGGCGGCCAAGGTCGTGATCCTCGGCGGCGGTGTGGCCGGCCTGGTGTCGGCGTACGAGCTGGGCAAGGCGGGGTACGACTGTACGATCCTCGAACCGCGGAGCCGCACCGGCGGACGGAACTTCACCGCACGCGCCGGCGCCGAACAGACCGACCTGTTCGGCAACAGCCAGACCGCGCGCTTCGCCGAGGGCCAGTACATGAACTGCGGCCCGGCCCGGCTGGCCCAGTGGATGGTGACCCTGGACTACTGCCGGGAACTCGGGGTCCCCATCGAGGTGTTCACCAACGTCAACGCCGATGCCTACATCTACAACGAGAGCTCCGGGATGACGCCCGGACATCCGATGCGCTACCGCACGGCCAAGGCCGACACCTACGGCTACGTCAGCGAACTGCTGGCCAAGGCCACCGACAAGGGCGCGCTCGACAAGGAGTTGACGGCGGCCGACCAGGAGCGGCTGCTGGCGTTCCTGGAGGGCTGGGGCGCCATCGGCGCCAAGGCGGACGGCTTCGGCTACACCGGTGGCAGCAACCGCGGCTTCAGCACCTACCCCGGTGCGGCCGGGACGCCCGGCACCGAACTGGCGCCGGTGCCGGACGTCTCCGCGGTCTTCGCCTCCGGGGTCGGCCGCTACTTCTCCTTCGAGTTCGAGTTCGACCAGGCCATGCTGATGTTCCAGCCGGTCGGCGGTATGGACCAGATACCCCAGGCGCTGACCCGGGCGGTCGGCGCGCACAAGGTCAAGCTGGGCTGCCAGGCCACCGGGCTGACCGAGACCGCCGGCGGGGTCGAGGTCGCCTACACCGACGCGGCCGGCCGGGCCAGGGCGATCACCGCGGACTACTGCATCGCGGCGATGCCTCCGCACCTGCTGGCCAAGCTCCCGCACAACCTGGGCAGCGCCGTCCAGGCCGGGCTGGCCTCGATCACCCCGGCCTCGGCCAGCAAGATCGGTCTGGAGTACTGCAGCCGCTGGTGGGAGACGGATCACCGGATCTACGGCGGCATCACCGAGACGGACCTGGACCTCACCCACGTCTGGCACCCCTCCTACGGCTTCCACGGCGAGCGCGGTGTGCTGATCGGCTACTACAACTACGACGACACCGCGGACATGTACGGAAAGCTGACGCCGGCCCAGCGCGAGGCGCGGGCGGTGTCCCTGGGGGAGCGGATCTACGGCTCCAAGTACCGCACCGAACTCGCCTCCTCCTTCTCGCAGTCCTGGCGGTACATCCCGCACCTCGAAGGCGCCTGGCACAACCTGCCTGACAACAGCCCCGACGCGGCCGTGCTCAAGCCGCTGGTCGAGCCCGGCGGCCGGGTGCTCTTCGCCGGCGACTGGCTCTCCTACATGGACGCCTGGCAGCACGGGGCGATCCTCTCCGCCCGCAAGGCCGTGACGGCGCTGCACAGCCGGGCGCTCAGCGTGAACGTCGGCTGA
- the coaE gene encoding dephospho-CoA kinase codes for MLKVGLTGGIGAGKSEVSRLLASYGAVLVDADLIAREVVAPGTPGLAAVVAEFGTGVLLPDGSLDRPKLGSIVFADPARLAALNAIVHPLVRDRSAELEGRAGPGDVLVNDVPLLAENGLSKLFDLVVVVDAADATRLDRLVRLRGMAEGDALARMAAQSSREDRLAVADLVIDNDGLLAALEPQVRALWAELRRRAAAAS; via the coding sequence ATGCTGAAGGTGGGACTCACGGGCGGAATCGGTGCGGGCAAGAGCGAGGTGTCGCGGCTGCTGGCCTCCTACGGGGCAGTGCTGGTCGACGCGGACCTGATCGCCCGTGAGGTGGTGGCGCCGGGCACGCCCGGACTGGCGGCCGTCGTCGCCGAGTTCGGCACGGGCGTGCTCCTGCCGGACGGCTCGCTGGACCGGCCCAAGCTGGGCTCGATCGTGTTCGCGGACCCGGCGCGGCTGGCGGCGCTGAACGCGATCGTCCACCCGCTGGTGCGGGACCGCTCCGCCGAGCTGGAAGGCCGGGCCGGGCCCGGCGACGTCCTGGTGAACGATGTCCCGCTGCTCGCGGAGAACGGCCTGTCGAAGCTGTTCGACCTGGTGGTGGTCGTCGACGCCGCCGACGCGACCCGGCTGGACCGGTTGGTGCGGCTGCGCGGCATGGCCGAGGGGGACGCGTTGGCCAGGATGGCGGCGCAGTCCTCGCGCGAGGACCGGCTGGCGGTGGCGGACCTGGTGATTGACAACGACGGCCTGCTGGCGGCGCTGGAGCCGCAGGTCCGCGCGCTGTGGGCGGAGCTGCGGCGGCGCGCGGCTGCGGCGTCGTAG